In Anolis carolinensis isolate JA03-04 chromosome 4, rAnoCar3.1.pri, whole genome shotgun sequence, the genomic window CATTCTACAGGCTGAAAGGCTCAGTAGGAGCCAGGGAGTGTTTGTTCCCTATTCTGTCATTATTCCTGATGCTTCTGTAGCTACATTATGAAAACGTTGTTTTATAGTGAGTCACATCTTGTTCTCCCAGAACCATACGCCATAGACTGTATTGCCTGTCATTAGCGGTGACTCTCCAGTCTCCACATtctcaaaaaaaaatatttcccaacTGTGCTGCATGAAATGCTTTCTTCCAAAGACACCAGGGATTCAACCAGGAATGCTGTGCATGTAGGATATGCTTCCTACGCTATTGAACAATAACCCATCCCTTGCTTAAATTATCCTTATGAGTTAGGATACAGTTATTCCAATCTGAGTGAAAGCAACTTGCCTATGGCTATTGATACAGTCTGTCTTGTTACAGAACTGGGTGTAATTCCAGGTCTCTTCATGAGTTCTTCCAGTGGGAACACTGGGACACATTACTCCTTTAGCACAAGCTTTACTGCTGGTATAGCAATGATTCAGCAGATGGTAGATAGCAGAGAAGCATTTCAACCTTTTCATTAATGAGGTCCAGCATTCCCTCACAGCCAATGGTTGAAGTGGTCCCCAAATTCTACTTAGCAATCAAATTATCAATTCACCAGATATATGGCAAATTTGGGTTGGGATGCGCTCCACCCAGTAGAAGATGGATTCTCAAGGGTCCATCTGCAGAAGGCCCATCTCTTTTCCCAGCCAATTACTATGAGAACTATGCCACTTGGTAAGCAACAGAGgaaaagctatggacaatgcaattgctgttgcccacttttggtctagaactatttagctgtttgtgattcctttattttatcacttttaaacttatttacagtagagtctcacttatccaacactcgcttatccaacgttctggattatccaacacatttttgtagtcaatgatttcaatatatcgtgatattttggtgctagattcataaatacagtaattactacgtagcattactgtgtattgaactactttttctgccaaatttgttgtataacatgatgttttggtgcttcatttgtaaaatcataacctaatttgatgtttaataggtttttccttaatgcctccttattatccaacatattcgcttatccaacattctgccggcccgtttatgttggataagtgagactctactgtattatgaaatgcttttgacataaaataaataaagcaacagAGGAAAATTAATCCCCTCGTCCATTCCCAACCTTCATATCTTTTCCTCAACCTCAAACTGTCAAGCTAATGCTTTAAAAAAGTATCAAACAAGGTCAGTTACACATgttgactctttcactacaatGGACTGCTGTCGTTATTTGACACGATGGTGAGAAGGCCTCTGAACCCTATTTGTCTGGTGGCAGAAACCCAATTCATTATACATTTTAATGGGTGAATCATGGCATGCATTTGAGTAGACTGAATATGAGGCAGAGACTGAAGCAGACCTCCCGCTTGCACatttttcagttttattatatttcatgTCCTTTTCCGATATACGGTATGTCTACAGAAGATATACTCCAGTCCTTTGCGGAAGTGGACTTTAGTCCATGAAAGGTGATGCTGAAGTATACCACaagattcctttttccttcttctcctgtgACTTCCAGCTAATCTTGAAAATGCTTCATTTGGAAAGAATTGTATCGCATTGTCTTCACTGGGAAATATTGTGCTGATACAAAATGAAATGTAGCAAAAGCTGTGATGGtgatatttttatgattattacaCCAGACATGCAAGTTATTACTTCAGGTTGAAACCTCATGTGTGAATTCACATACAACTCAAAGCTGAACCAAATCTGTGGAGTTCCAAGATTAAATCTTCACTGATTTTGATGAGTCTGTCATTGTGGTGTCAACGTCCATaaattttgtatccatggattcaagcaTCCATGActtgaacatatttttaaaaatacaaagaccaagccttaattttgccatttttataaaatatagcatttcagcatctatggattttggtacccaCAAGGTATCTTGGAACCAAATGCTATTGTACGCATCGGCAAGACTACAATGTCCCATCGGGATTTTAATTAGAGGGAGACGCAAACTGTTGCTtctgcaaacatttttttaatgaaagcaaTCTGATGTTTCTACTTACCGCAGGAGGAATACAAAATGTCTAGGTCATCTGATCTGCAAAGCAGGTGTTTTTCCCCTGCTGCAGAAAATCCACAAACAGAAAGGATCAAAATAGCAAGCAGGAACATGTTTACTTATCTTTAAGCCATTTTAAAAGAAGTCAAAGAGAAGGTTATGCTACGTTGCTTCACTTTCGGTTAAGAGGAACAAAGTCACCCTTAGTCATCCTCAGACATGTGATTTCTTCAATTGGGGAAGAACATTTAGTCTAAAACTAATATAGGATATAAATATCTACATGAAAACATTTCCTCCCCttgattcattttctttttcagaaagaTGTTGCATATCACCTATGGGAAATTTAATTTAATGTGTGTAAAGCTACATTTGTGGTTTTCCACAAATAAATTGTAATAGGAAAAGCTATTAACATTTCAGGTGGAAAGCAATGAAGGAAGTGAAAGATTGCacccaaaacatgcaaatttacTGAGCAGGAAAAACTGCCAGTAAGAAATATGTGGCTGATAAGACACAGTGAACAAGGGCCATTGTATCTCTAGTGCTCATAACTATATAGAAACATTTATATTTTCCCTGAAgagatttatattttaaaaaattgctgcaGGAAAATATTCTCACTGTGAAAATTATGAAATGTCTTCAGTCATATCAGTGAAAAGTACTatgatatttctttttaaaaccttGGTCTTGAAATAAAATCCCTGAGCACACATTTCCTCTTGCAACTATGACTTGCAGGGGCCACACAATACAATGGTTATCAGTGCTACTCATTATTGCAATGCTTCATGGGGCAAAGAACATTGAAACATATGATTAATGTCACACTGGCAAAAACAAAGCAGGCACAAATTCTTGAGTTCATTCGCTTTATCTTGAATGTTATAAAcatggttgaaactttttttaggcTCCATTGATGCTGTAAGTCAGGCAACGGGTCCCTCTAGTGGCATCTATAGAAATAAGCTCTTTTATACAGAGAGAAATGCTAGAgcagtgtgacctgcccaagatcacccagtaggtttctgtgCCGGAATGAGAATTCAAAGCCAGATCTCACCCaagactcaaatcactacaccatgctggcaaaGCACCTTGTGTACAAAATGCTGGGCTAGATAGCATTTTAGTTTGATTTAGTGTCTCTTAATTTTTATCTTCATTTGGATGTTTGGCTTAGAAAATAGTTAATGGCCTACTGAGGAGACAAAATGGGATATACTGTATAGAAGTATGTACAGTGTAAAAAAGGCAGTTGGGTACTCTTCTCCTTCATAATATTGGATTTCAGGTTTATGCAGTAAAACTGAATGGTGGCAGATAAAGAGAAGTACTTAATACATTGTGTAGTTAAAACTACAATTCAATACCATGAGATGTAGCAATTGCTGATAAGTGAGACGACTTTAAAAGGGATTTTAAAAGATGCCTTTTGTAATTCTACATAATCCATTTTTATTCTCTATAAGATCTCTGTACATTGGTGTTATCAGCATATTTATCTACCTCAGTCCTAGCTCCAGATCACTTATCaatgagatagatagacagatagatagatagatagatagatagatagatagatagatagatagatagatatgcattCAAACAAACATCTTTGGGATCTTTGTGAAAAACGATAATTTATTCTGCATTTTGTTCTAAAATAAACAACACATGTTTATTTAATTAACAAGTATTGTGGAACTATGAAGCTCACTCATTCTATGGCAAAAAAAGTAAGAGTACCAGATAGCATGTGCTATATTTCTTCAATTATAAGGCACACTTTTTTccctatataatataaatatctctaaaaataGGGTGGATCTTAGATTCGCAGGTatctcttatgtatttttgttggtggtggtggtacaaCTGAAATAAGGGTATGTCTTACAATCACTGATTTTTTCCCCATGCCAgaaacttcagaaactgcaagtcgcttctgttgtgagagaattggctgtctgcaaggacgttgcccaggggacatccagatgattgatgtttttaccatccttgtgggaggcttctctcatgtcctcgtatggggagctggagttgacagaaaaagctcatctgtgctcttcccagattcaaaccagcaaccttcaggtcagcaacccaaccttcaagtcagcagtcttgtcGACACAAagatttaatccactgtgccactgggggctccgtacAATGGAAGAAATAAggtgtttcaaactgctagttccCTCTTAACAAATCCTTTGGGTTCCACTATCACATCCCAGATTTTATTAACAAGATAATTTAACTTCGTTTTTAGAATCACAAAGTATTCATTTGTTTTATCCATCATAGTATTATCAAAAAGACGATCACTTCTGAACAGACAATATGACCTCATATGTGCACTTTCATAATGTCATTATGTCCAGAGCAGCAAAAGTTTAAATCTGTGATGTGGACTAAAGTCCACTTATGTCAGTTACAGGAAATGCTTGGcctccatgcacattcatccaACTATagcaaaaaaaatgtaaatggcTTGATAAAGTTATCGTTTAGAGGTACATGAACATTGCTAAAATAATAATCCATGTGTATTGTCCTCCGGCTGAGACCTCAAGTATCTTAAGACTCCACAACATCTTAAGTGTATTAAAAGCAGAGGTGAGAACTGTGCaaccctccaaatgttgttggattgcaaatccTACCAACCCTAGTAAGTGTAGTCAATGGTAAGGAAATCTAGGGGCAGTTGTAATACCAGCCATTCAGAACACCACTCATTAAATGTAAGCAACAGGTGCCATTTAGGTCTTTGCACTGCAGTGTGTGGAATATCTATATATTTCTTTCATTAGTCAAAACAGGCAATAAACACTCTAATACTAAACAGATCTGTTTGGTAGCAAATCTCCCAAACCTATATTGAGCTGAGCGTTGGTTGATCTGGAAATCTGAATTTCAAATGGTTCTTTTGCTATTCCCAGCTTCCTGACATCTGCTATTCACGTCATAATTTCAGAGATGGCACGTAAGAGCTCTGTTCTACCACACATGGAGCTTCTCAGGAAGAGGTAGAAGCAAGCTCTCCATGCAACTGGACCTGAAAGCTTTGGGTGTGTTTATGTGCGAGGGAGGTGtgaatatgtgtgtgcgtgtgtgtttcaAGAATATGCACAGAAGATATTGCTGTAACAAAACAACTTTGGTTGGCAAAGTTCTTGGAGAGAAGGCATAAACAGATGCCAAAAGCAAAGGCAGTTTAAGGAGACAAGGGAGATGTGTGTAATTGGAAGAGGAATTTATCCTGAAGTGCCTTTGCCTGCCCTCTAATGTTTGAAGcctacaaacaaatactgagaaCAGAAAGTTCAAACACGCTTAAATGAATCGTGTAAACCCTTGTCATGATCACCTTCCACTTGaaaatgtatgtcctcattgtAACAGGCCAAAATCGTGTtttacagtcacttacagacccactgccaaTAATCTACCTTTGGAAAACAATTATCCTGGGCCACAAGGGgttgcctatgatgatgatgatgatgatgatgatgatgatcaatcACAACTCCAGAATTATCCAAACAGCTGTTGTAATTATCATGTACTGCATTTTACTTCCTGGGAGTCGTGTTTTTGCAGAATTTATATATCATCAGACATAAAATGAAGGCATTCAACAATTTTGAGAACTCAAGACAAATGTTTATACACAGGTACAAATTATTTCcctacaaacaaaaacaaaaaagggttgttgtatgtctttcgggctgtgtggccatgttccagaagcattctctcctgacgtttcgcccacatctatggcaggcaacctctgaggatgcctgccatagatgtgggcgaaacgtcaggagagaatgcttctggaacatggccacacagcccgaaagacatacaacaaccctgtgatcccggccatgaaagccttcgacaacacaaaaacaaaaaaaatggatcAATAAACTGTTCCAATAAATCTGCTGCATTCTGTCATGGTCTACAATCAGGAGGATGGTTGCTAAGAGATACTGAAATTCTTAGTGGGTTCACGAAGTAATGTACAATAGACACATAGAAGTAAAGTGCAATAGACACTACTGCTAACTCTAGCTCCAACATCAGTGTTAACTGTAATACGAAACCTGTGTATGTTGGAATTCTAATAGGGActagaaattatttcaaaatacacttaatgtacttttaaaaatactaCTACATGAATGTAGAATTCATACACATTGTCATGAACACGCAAATGAACATTGAAAGATCCCTTTGTACaaaaaatattgaatacattaaaAAGCTTATGCCATAATATTGTTTTTCATCTTTATGGTTTTTGGTGCAACCGACTACTCCTCTGAAAAAAAAAGATTGAGtaaatttaatgtttattttaatttgtaaactATTTACAAATGCTGGAAAAATGCAATGAGATTTTTTGAAAACTTAGAAGGtgtgaaaaaaaattgaacagtctgaacatatacaaacacataaaaatacaaaCTTCTGAAAATTTACAATCTTATTTGTCTTCAATTGAATTTTTTGCCTCTTCCAAGTCAAATGTGAAGGGTTTATCATAGCCCATAAGATGGCTATAATCTTGGGGATATTGAAAAAGCAACGGGTTAACAAGCATTGATTTTGTTTTAGCATAAAATGTTGTGAACATCTTGCTGATGTTTGGAATCTTCACATCCTTTTGATGGAACACAGTTTTCTTTTCAGCCAGAATAGCATTATATGTAATGGCTGTGTAGGTGTCTGTTTCAGCCTTATGGTACAGTCGGATTACGTAGCCTTTGGTAATAAAATGCAGAGTAACAGGCGTTATGAACGTAAAGAATCCTACTACACTGTAAAAGGCAATTTGCAAAGGAAGGCTGTCAAGACCCACACCGGTTTTGAGGAGGAGGATGGGCATCATGCAGCCGCTAAACATGCTGGTTGAATAAGAGAAGAACTTCACCCCTGAAAAACAAAGAGAAGCAACAACTTAAGAGGCAGAAAATAGGTTTCAACATAATATATACTGTTGTCGTACATCTAGCacaggggtccttaaactttttaagctgagggccagtccacaatccttcagactgttgaaaggccaaattatcatttggaaaaaaaaacccactgtagATTAAGGGAAAGGAAACCAACTTTGGAAAACATTGgaaatattttgttgtattgACTCACTAGCCCCACCCAAACTATTCATTACATTATCCATGTTGCATTGCCTTTACAGAAAATCTCAAGATTGATAAGAacataacatacaattaaaaaaGTAATTAGAAAACATTATTCATTGCAATCACCCGAGTAACACATTTCTCACTAATTGTTTTGCTTTTCAAATGCAATTTCACAGTATCTTTTCATCCTCCTGCCATTGCTTATAATCATTGTCTTCAAAGTCTGTGAGGAAATGTATCGGAGAATGGATGAAGCACTTGATTTATAGGATTATGCGAGGCCTCTCCTCATCAGAAAAAGCGCAATTGGTTAAGTTTGTGATCACAGTGATGAGTGGTGTCTTTTCCCACCATAATGGAGCAGATATTTAAATTTATTCAAACAGATGTACTCTCAGATTGTCTGCTTGTTTCAACACTACCTCCTTTTATACGTTTTAAAGATCTTTACTTATCACTATACTTACCTAACACGGCTCTTGCTAAATTTCCGCTATAAATTAATCTTCCATATTCAGGATTTTCATGCCGAGATGATGTGCTGAAGCAACAAAGCGCCTTCACATGGCAAAAGGGAATCTTTAAGGTGAGAACAGCACAGGGCAAGTAAGTGACAGCATTCTGTATAATCATTGTTTATTGCTTATACAAACACAAACCGTGcatatactgttttgttttttttttgagctCTGAACAGAATCTCAGGCCAAGTGAACACTTTAACACAATGACctttgaaataaaatccatgacttttaaaaatatacaatcaGAGCACATGTCCcttaaaatacattttgcaaaATATAAGTGTAAAATCCAATAGGGCGTGAGGTCTTAGTATACTTCGGCCTAAAGAAATctactaaaatattattattatttgtgttgtcaaaggctttttatggccagaatcactggtttgatgccggccacatgaccttagaggtgtctacggacaatgctggctcttcggcttagaaatggagatgagcaccaacccccttatagtggtatagtacaacatagtaatatatgatactaatattgtgctatgctaataatctattatatatacatataatattgataatataataattgtatattatatattgcatgtaatattactaataatattgcagtacactgttatagtacaatatagtaatatataatagtaatattgtgctgtgctaataatatattacatacacatatactattgataataatataatgtaatacaatatactactaataatacactataataatatataatatttaatataggaatactaatatattaaatataattactactgataatatataatgatatactgttttattattgtatatttgtatacagtagagtctcacttatccaagcctcacttatccaagcctctggattatccaagccatttttttagtcaatgtttccaatatatcgtgatattttggtgctaaattcgtaaatacagtaattacaacataacattactgcatattgaactactttttctgtcaaatttgttgtataacatgaagttttggtgcttaatttgtaaaatcataacctaatttgatgtttaataggcttttccttgatcagtccttataatccaagctattcgcttatccaagcttctgccggcccgtttagcttggataagtgagactctactgtattttaagttgtaattttttttattgtgagccgcttttgagtctctgtatggagccccagtagcgaagtgtgttaaagcgctgagttgctgaacttgcagaccgaatggtcccaggagcagagtgagcgcccgctgttagctccagtttctgccaacctagcaattcgaaaacaggccaatgtgagtagatcaataggtaccgctccggcgggaaggtaacggtgctccatgcagtcatgccggccacatgaccttgggggtgtctatggacaaccctggctcttcggcttagaaatggagatgagcagcaacccccagagtcagacatgactggacttaacgtcaggggaaacctttaccttatgaagctaaagcaggatataaatataaagactttaactgccatggctgagtgCTATGAAACCCAGGGAGTTGTGGTTTGTTgatgcaccagaactctttggcagagaaggttacagagcttttaaaactacaactcccatgatcccacagcattgagccatggcggtgcCAAACCGCAtggattctacagtgcagatgcgccCAGAgacagccttccttccttccttctccctgggCAGCACCTGCTCCTCCTTCTTCGTCGCCGCGATCAAGGTCCCAGGCAGGCTGCGAAGGGACGGGCTGCTCCTCTCCCTGGCTGCCAGGAAAAGGCGCCGAGAGCCGCGCAGCCACGGCTTCAAGCCCGGCGAGGCCCGGCAGCCCAGCGCGGCCAGGAGAGGCATCTCCGGTTCACTCGCAGACTGAGCtccggccaagaagcaggaaggactCGCCGCCGCCTTCTCAAGCtcacttcccttcccttccacaTCAGCAGGAGGAGCTTTCAAGCTCTGGCCCACCCAGcgctttggacttcatctcccagaagcccttgCTATTGTCCGAAACTGCTGAAGcttctgggagtcgaagtccaaaactcctgcagGACTGGCGTTTAAGAATTAGTGCTacactactagcttggggacccggcgtgcccgggttatttgaaaagggcatggtttgtttttggatgttaggtaacatAATTTATGTAATCTGCAATTACAGATATGTATTgttccaaaatgtgaaaaaaataataaaccctGGGGAGAAAAACATTTATGGTAAGTGGGATAATCaacatggattttaatcttggatatgtttaaaatattatataatgtgattttattttgtaatggtatctgcttttatatgaattgttttgtacacaaaacatggccacacagcccgaaagacatacaacaaccctgttttgtacactgtttgtttgtttgtttatttatttacagcatttatattccgcccttctcaccccgaaggggactcagggcggatcacattgcacacataaaggcaaacattcaatgccataacatagaacagagacaagacgcaggcacgggctggcctcgaactcatgacctcttggtcagagtgatttgttgcagctggcttactATCCAGCTTgcgcctatttattgtaagccgccttgagtcccccccatCCCCCccgggagaaaggcggggtaaaaatgatgtaaataaataaataaataaacatagcatTCTGTCCAACTGTCTACAAACACCATACTTTTGATAAccacaagggttgaatgaaaagtaatgcctccactttcgatacttgggtttggatgggaatattttaataaatcaatctcagaaataatccttagaatgtgctctttaactaccactgttcgcttttccacataatcagggccgtagccaggaaaaaaaattcgggaggggttttgaaaattttggggagggttgaacccctaccacccccacccaccccccgctacaaacctgtcaatatctgcttgagatagtgcctggagggactcttaatgttttacgtctcatagacttagcatggggatttggtgaactagttaaaattcatgagtaaaccagggtttttttataacctgaaaaaattcagggaggggggttgaaccccttgctacaggcctgcacataatcaccagacaattggatgcatttctgccaacaatgaagaaGTTTtttgaagctgtcacggaagaagacgacactgtttccgcaaccagcgtctcagttttctcaacgtcttcatcagaagcataatgatgtccccgcagatctttcattatcgggaacagatggatTGTCTGATTAAtctcttttggggtgacaccttctgctgtcaagaattcaatgactgcacgttgcttaagtcgcattgaccgactgtctgtgcagggttccatacttcacactttaacagcacagccgttcaatgctaaggcttcctgccaggCCCgtggccaggattttgattcggggggctgagattttgattcgggggggggggctgagtctgggtgaggggggataccctagcaaacctttcgtattgttatcccaatacccccatgcatatgggatatattgagcatggtgatcagatcatgatatgaataaaaataacagtttaaataataaatataaggccttctcgcggaccatcctgagaatttcgggggatGGGTGTGTggatgaagcccctcaagcccctcccccccgGCTAGATGCCTGTGGAGTCTTCTGCACAAGCCAGTACCTACCGCATATCAGtagtgccatctgttgaggagttacgaaggtggaggcattacttttcattcaaccctcgtaattccttaaatctaaaaaaaaaagttataaaaaatGTCCTAGATTTTTCTCTAATGGATTCAGAATTTATTCACTTTAGCCAGTTCATTCAATTTTAACATAGGTGAGACTTGATTTTT contains:
- the tmem70 gene encoding transmembrane protein 70, mitochondrial, whose translation is MPLLAALGCRASPGLKPWLRGSRRLFLAARERSSPSLRSLPGTLIAATKKEEQIPFCHVKALCCFSTSSRHENPEYGRLIYSGNLARAVLGVKFFSYSTSMFSGCMMPILLLKTGVGLDSLPLQIAFYSVVGFFTFITPVTLHFITKGYVIRLYHKAETDTYTAITYNAILAEKKTVFHQKDVKIPNISKMFTTFYAKTKSMLVNPLLFQYPQDYSHLMGYDKPFTFDLEEAKNSIEDK